The Orcinus orca chromosome 1, mOrcOrc1.1, whole genome shotgun sequence DNA window ATATTTTAAGCATTCATTTAATTTGACTCTGTTAGCCATGGATTTGTTTCTGAAAAAGTACTTCTACAGTATTCCTACAGTGCTTTGAAGACCCTACAGTATGACATTTTTATTAGTTCATCAGAATAGGTCTAATACACTTGAGGAGAGAACTGCCAATGAACACATCGAACTTCATTGGAACCAAAGcccaaaagaagatgaaaaaattctgaagGTATATTTAGAAAATTACCTTTAAAACAATTATAGTATTTTGTGAACAAAATAATGTTCCACAAGTcatctttataaaagaaaaatttaaatagtgataaatataaaaaaaatcactttcctgAACTTACATCCTTAAGCTATTCTTTCATctaaaaatggtttatttttgttattaattttatgcTACAGCAAGCATGttaatataattttcattaattcacttcaattaaaaaaaacaagtctaCAGAAAATTCCTGCATCTGCAATCTTGCTCAATCAAGAAAGGCAGAGTATACAATATTTAAGATGTCTCTAAATCAGACTGTTTTCTATTCAAAgtaatttctagaaaaatttgCTCCCTATAAGTTATCATGTCTTCCACATCTTTGTAGAAAAGCATTTCTTCAATGGACAACAGCTTATATTTATTCAGGCTGAATGCTGACTTGTTCTGTACAGCATTTAACATCTTTAGGGATGTTGTAACTGAATCACTCAAAGAAGAACAAACTGGGAAAATACGAGCATTCCACAAACTCAAACATGTCTTGTTTCCAGAGAACAGTTCCTCTGTAACTTTGAGATTCCAAATGTCTAAGCATGACAGGAAACAGACTCCAAAGAATTGAAGTAACTTTATATCTGACAatgttttaacattctttttcaaGTTGTCTTGCACTCCACATGCCATAGTTGAATACTTTAAGTGTCTATTCATCTTCAAGCTTAAGGAACACACAAAAGAATGTGCAGACAGGACGGCTGTTGTTATGATATAAGAACCACTAATAATGCAATTTTCCCCCACTGAAACATCAGGCCCCAATCTGGAATACTCTACAACTGAGCCAGGTGCCACAGAACTTCTTGAATCCAATATACTTTGAATGATACAGGATTTGTTGCTAGAGCATTCTGGTATTGCTGGAAAGATGCTAAAAGCTATGGACTGTAAGCCAAGCTCTGACTTCAAATTGCTATCtgaagtaaaatgaaacaaatattctTCAGTTGTTCCAATGTGATAAAATTTGGAGTTATTAAGAACAACAACATTTAGTGATGTTCCTCTAAGAAGATGAAATATTCTTTGCCTCATGTCTACCAGCTCTGACTCTTCTTTAGTAACATTTGATGTGTTTCTGGTATATTCCACAGTTGCTCCAGGTCCCAAAGCCTGCAGAAAGTCTCCATAGGCATCTATTTCACAGTTCAGTGTacctattttttcataaaaagcaAGTAACTTTTTCGCTGTTTTATGATCCATGTAAAATAGGCTGTCTGTGTAGACATACTCAGGGTCTAATTTAAGAGAGGGTATGTCACCCCCAGCAaagttttgttgaaaaaaatttctaGGTCTACACACAGCATCAAACTGATACATCTTTTCTATGCTGGGCTTATGAAGGAAACGATGGCAACTTCTGTACTCGAGGTCTGTATGTTCTAAATAGTTAAAAGGTTCTAAGACAAATACTCCATGTGTTGTACCTACAGTCAAACTAGAAGGATGAGCTAAAGCAGTAAAGCCAGGTTTGTCAAACCTAATATACTCAGATTCTCCAATACTATAAAGTTCAATATCATCTGCACAGGTAACCAGAATCCCAGGATTCATATGTGAGGGGAAATCAATGTACATGGCTAGTtttaattccaacatctgataAATGGGGCTACCAAAAGGTAAAGCAGTGAAAATTTTCCCCAGAGCACTTGCATTTGGAAGGCGTTGACTGTAGCCAC harbors:
- the FPGT gene encoding fucose-1-phosphate guanylyltransferase isoform X2, translating into MAATSALPGVSLREATQRRLRRFSELRGNGGSTLCALRCLEKLYGDEWNSFTILLIHSGGYSQRLPNASALGKIFTALPFGSPIYQMLELKLAMYIDFPSHMNPGILVTCADDIELYSIGESEYIRFDKPGFTALAHPSSLTVGTTHGVFVLEPFNYLEHTDLEYRSCHRFLHKPSIEKMYQFDAVCRPRNFFQQNFAGGDIPSLKLDPEYVYTDSLFYMDHKTAKKLLAFYEKIGTLNCEIDAYGDFLQALGPGATVEYTRNTSNVTKEESELVDMRQRIFHLLRGTSLNVVVLNNSKFYHIGTTEEYLFHFTSDSNLKSELGLQSIAFSIFPAIPECSSNKSCIIQSILDSRSSVAPGSVVEYSRLGPDVSVGENCIISGSYIITTAVLSAHSFVCSLSLKMNRHLKYSTMACGVQDNLKKNVKTLSDIKLLQFFGVCFLSCLDIWNLKVTEELFSGNKTCLSLWNARIFPVCSSLSDSVTTSLKMLNAVQNKSAFSLNKYKLLSIEEMLFYKDVEDMITYREQIFLEITLNRKQSDLETS
- the FPGT gene encoding fucose-1-phosphate guanylyltransferase isoform X3 encodes the protein MFLLILLEPKLVHIYGNGGSTLCALRCLEKLYGDEWNSFTILLIHSGGYSQRLPNASALGKIFTALPFGSPIYQMLELKLAMYIDFPSHMNPGILVTCADDIELYSIGESEYIRFDKPGFTALAHPSSLTVGTTHGVFVLEPFNYLEHTDLEYRSCHRFLHKPSIEKMYQFDAVCRPRNFFQQNFAGGDIPSLKLDPEYVYTDSLFYMDHKTAKKLLAFYEKIGTLNCEIDAYGDFLQALGPGATVEYTRNTSNVTKEESELVDMRQRIFHLLRGTSLNVVVLNNSKFYHIGTTEEYLFHFTSDSNLKSELGLQSIAFSIFPAIPECSSNKSCIIQSILDSRSSVAPGSVVEYSRLGPDVSVGENCIISGSYIITTAVLSAHSFVCSLSLKMNRHLKYSTMACGVQDNLKKNVKTLSDIKLLQFFGVCFLSCLDIWNLKVTEELFSGNKTCLSLWNARIFPVCSSLSDSVTTSLKMLNAVQNKSAFSLNKYKLLSIEEMLFYKDVEDMITYREQIFLEITLNRKQSDLETS
- the FPGT gene encoding fucose-1-phosphate guanylyltransferase isoform X1, with the protein product MAATSALPGVSLREATQRRLRRFSELRGKPVAPGEFWDIVAITAADDKQELAYKQQLSEKLKKKELPLGVQYHVFVDPAGAKIGNGGSTLCALRCLEKLYGDEWNSFTILLIHSGGYSQRLPNASALGKIFTALPFGSPIYQMLELKLAMYIDFPSHMNPGILVTCADDIELYSIGESEYIRFDKPGFTALAHPSSLTVGTTHGVFVLEPFNYLEHTDLEYRSCHRFLHKPSIEKMYQFDAVCRPRNFFQQNFAGGDIPSLKLDPEYVYTDSLFYMDHKTAKKLLAFYEKIGTLNCEIDAYGDFLQALGPGATVEYTRNTSNVTKEESELVDMRQRIFHLLRGTSLNVVVLNNSKFYHIGTTEEYLFHFTSDSNLKSELGLQSIAFSIFPAIPECSSNKSCIIQSILDSRSSVAPGSVVEYSRLGPDVSVGENCIISGSYIITTAVLSAHSFVCSLSLKMNRHLKYSTMACGVQDNLKKNVKTLSDIKLLQFFGVCFLSCLDIWNLKVTEELFSGNKTCLSLWNARIFPVCSSLSDSVTTSLKMLNAVQNKSAFSLNKYKLLSIEEMLFYKDVEDMITYREQIFLEITLNRKQSDLETS